The proteins below come from a single Myxosarcina sp. GI1 genomic window:
- a CDS encoding DUF2062 domain-containing protein: protein MNRSYSESNLSSPSAVVEKKTINSKVGRKRRKPWIIRRIRLIVSRLIRLRATPQVIARGLSVGVFAGFFPFFGLQTVIGIFLAAIVRGSKIAAAAGTWVSNPLTYVPIYVFNYQIGKLILGTEDTVDLPLEIESFRSFRTLGFSFGATLITGCLVVGAIAALLTYVISLPIFKRLRQKRKTQRRFRKQNKQF, encoded by the coding sequence ATGAATCGCTCTTACTCCGAAAGCAACTTGTCTTCTCCAAGTGCTGTGGTAGAGAAAAAAACAATTAATAGTAAGGTTGGGCGCAAACGCCGTAAGCCTTGGATAATTAGACGGATTCGCCTAATTGTCTCTCGTCTGATTCGCCTGCGTGCTACTCCTCAAGTAATTGCCAGAGGTTTATCGGTAGGAGTTTTTGCGGGATTTTTCCCTTTTTTTGGTCTGCAAACCGTAATCGGTATTTTCTTAGCTGCAATCGTTCGAGGCAGTAAGATAGCAGCAGCAGCAGGAACCTGGGTTAGCAATCCTTTGACTTACGTACCTATTTATGTGTTCAACTATCAAATAGGTAAATTGATTTTGGGTACTGAAGATACTGTAGATTTACCTTTAGAAATTGAGTCTTTTAGATCTTTTCGCACTTTGGGTTTTTCTTTTGGAGCGACTTTAATTACAGGCTGTCTGGTCGTAGGTGCGATCGCGGCACTGTTAACTTACGTTATTAGTTTGCCAATTTTCAAGCGTTTGCGTCAAAAACGAAAAACACAACGAAGATTTAGAAAGCAAAATAAACAATTTTAG
- a CDS encoding phosphotransferase enzyme family protein gives MDNLIAIADLFKLQENKVLEVKKFGSGNINHTFLVTTNSTTEPHFVLQRLNTKVFHQPELVMNNISTCCNRLRQELQQTPLKDRRWEVPRVLRVKNSDRTYYIDSQSSFWRGISYISNSQSFDTVRDTKHGWEVGYGLGMFHNLIGNLDVTQLADTLPGFHITPNYLQNYQIVLKRAKVNNSSKVDYCLKFISDRAASADILETARERGELKLRPIHGDPKVNNILLDRQTQQAIALIDLDTVKPGLIHYDIGDCLRSACNLLGEETSNWQNVYFDLDLARSILQGYLSVAKFLTSNDYRYLYEAIRLLAFELGLRFFTDYLAGNIYFQVKYPEQNLNRALVQFKLAQSIEVQKGAIKNLIHS, from the coding sequence GTGGATAATCTTATTGCGATCGCCGATCTGTTCAAACTACAGGAAAACAAAGTTTTAGAGGTAAAAAAGTTTGGTAGTGGCAACATCAATCATACTTTTTTGGTAACCACCAATTCTACTACCGAACCGCATTTCGTACTGCAACGCCTCAATACTAAAGTTTTTCATCAGCCAGAACTGGTTATGAATAACATTAGCACCTGTTGCAATCGCCTGAGACAAGAACTACAGCAGACACCATTAAAAGATCGCCGCTGGGAAGTTCCTCGCGTGTTAAGGGTAAAAAATAGCGATCGCACCTATTATATAGATTCTCAAAGCTCATTCTGGCGCGGCATTAGCTATATTAGTAATTCCCAATCTTTCGACACGGTTCGAGATACCAAACACGGATGGGAAGTAGGCTATGGCTTGGGAATGTTCCACAATTTAATTGGCAATCTCGATGTAACCCAACTGGCCGATACTTTACCTGGTTTTCATATCACGCCAAACTACTTACAAAACTATCAAATAGTTCTAAAACGAGCTAAAGTCAACAATTCTTCCAAAGTTGATTATTGCCTCAAATTTATCAGCGATCGCGCCGCCTCTGCCGATATTTTAGAAACTGCCAGAGAACGAGGTGAATTGAAGCTACGTCCCATTCATGGCGATCCTAAAGTCAATAATATTTTACTCGATCGCCAAACTCAACAGGCAATCGCCCTTATCGATCTCGATACGGTCAAACCTGGCTTGATACATTATGACATTGGTGACTGTCTGCGATCGGCTTGTAATCTATTGGGAGAAGAAACTTCAAACTGGCAAAATGTATATTTCGATCTCGATCTCGCACGCTCGATTTTACAAGGATATTTATCGGTAGCTAAATTTTTAACATCCAATGATTATCGATATCTTTACGAAGCAATTCGGTTACTAGCATTTGAATTGGGACTGAGATTTTTCACCGACTATTTAGCAGGTAATATTTACTTTCAGGTCAAATATCCAGAACAAAATCTAAATCGAGCTTTAGTTCAGTTTAAGCTAGCGCAAAGCATTGAAGTTCAAAAAGGCGCGATTAAAAACTTAATTCATAGCTAA
- the mnmE gene encoding tRNA uridine-5-carboxymethylaminomethyl(34) synthesis GTPase MnmE encodes MSLIQQETIAAIATAVVPQQGSVGIVRLSGNTALDIARVLFSAPGKQHWQSHCILYGYIRHPQTKQIIDEALLLIMLQPRSFTREDVVEFHCHGGIVVVQQVLQLCLSQGARLARSGEFTLRAFLNGRIDLTQAESIADIVGAQTNAASQAALAGLQGKLSTPIRNLRSTCLDILAEVEARIDFEDDLPPLDEAQVSQQIRVVLTKITGILATAERGELLRSGLKIAIVGRPNVGKSSLLNAWSQSDRAIVTNLPGTTRDVVESTLVVKGIPVRVLDTAGIRDTADTVEQIGVERSRKVATAADLIVLTIDAADGWTSEDEQIYLQVKHRPVILAINKTDLVEASKVEYPSEIRLAINTVALENRGIEDLETAIFNLVASEKLVATNSELAINRRQAAALTRAETALKQVIVTIEEQLPLDFWTIDLRGAIKALGEVTGEEVTEVVLDRIFSRFCIGK; translated from the coding sequence ATGTCTTTAATTCAGCAAGAAACCATCGCGGCGATCGCTACTGCCGTCGTACCACAGCAAGGAAGTGTAGGTATAGTTCGGTTGTCGGGAAATACCGCCTTAGACATCGCTCGTGTTTTATTCTCCGCACCAGGAAAACAGCATTGGCAGAGTCATTGTATACTTTATGGTTATATACGCCATCCTCAGACCAAGCAGATAATAGATGAAGCACTATTATTGATAATGCTCCAACCCCGGTCCTTTACGCGAGAGGATGTAGTTGAATTTCACTGTCATGGGGGAATTGTCGTCGTCCAGCAGGTATTGCAACTATGTTTGTCTCAGGGTGCTAGACTGGCGCGATCGGGAGAATTTACCCTAAGAGCCTTTCTCAACGGTAGAATCGATCTTACTCAAGCTGAAAGTATAGCCGATATAGTAGGAGCGCAGACTAATGCAGCCTCTCAGGCAGCTTTGGCAGGTTTACAGGGTAAACTATCTACTCCGATACGTAACTTGCGCTCTACCTGTTTGGATATTCTTGCCGAGGTAGAAGCCAGAATTGATTTTGAAGACGATTTGCCCCCTCTAGACGAAGCACAGGTAAGCCAGCAAATTCGCGTGGTGTTAACTAAAATAACAGGAATTCTAGCTACAGCAGAAAGAGGAGAGCTATTGAGAAGCGGTTTGAAAATTGCTATTGTCGGTCGTCCTAACGTGGGAAAGTCCAGCTTACTCAACGCCTGGAGTCAAAGCGATCGCGCCATCGTTACCAATTTACCAGGTACGACTCGTGATGTAGTAGAATCGACTTTGGTAGTTAAAGGCATTCCCGTAAGGGTATTAGATACGGCAGGAATTAGAGATACTGCCGATACGGTAGAACAAATCGGAGTCGAGCGATCGCGTAAAGTTGCTACTGCTGCCGATCTAATTGTATTGACTATTGATGCTGCTGACGGTTGGACGAGTGAAGACGAGCAAATTTATCTTCAGGTTAAGCATCGTCCCGTAATACTAGCGATCAATAAAACCGATCTGGTTGAAGCTAGTAAGGTTGAATATCCTTCAGAAATTCGGCTGGCAATTAATACCGTTGCCTTAGAAAATCGCGGCATCGAAGATTTAGAAACGGCAATTTTCAACCTGGTTGCTTCCGAAAAGCTGGTTGCTACCAACTCGGAATTAGCTATCAATCGAAGACAGGCGGCTGCCCTGACTAGAGCCGAGACTGCTCTCAAACAGGTCATAGTCACCATTGAAGAACAACTTCCCTTAGACTTTTGGACTATAGACCTGCGCGGCGCAATTAAAGCTCTAGGAGAAGTTACGGGAGAAGAAGTCACTGAAGTAGTTTTAGATCGTATCTTTAGCCGTTTTTGTATTGGGAAGTAG
- a CDS encoding peptidase encodes MYWWRLKRWKSLALAIATGLILILGNNFALSKQFLISLPVPQAHPLPRFLATWEASENTGDYFDQIESTEMGYLIWSNFPVEIYIEQPSKTENTASNRRFWQWVATVRKAIAEWNVYLPLAEIDNFQQADIVVLRSLPERTAKINPETGLYDISRAITAQTNFRFYLQEQTQILAHKMTVSISPNFLGESLLATIRHELGHALGIWGHSPEPTDALYYSQVANPAHISSRDITTLKKIYQQPTRLGWNIERSKTK; translated from the coding sequence ATGTATTGGTGGCGGTTAAAAAGATGGAAAAGCTTGGCTTTGGCGATCGCCACTGGTTTAATTCTCATTTTGGGGAATAATTTCGCGCTTTCAAAACAGTTTTTAATTTCTCTCCCCGTACCTCAAGCTCATCCTCTACCACGTTTTTTAGCCACTTGGGAAGCTAGTGAAAACACTGGAGATTATTTCGACCAAATCGAGTCTACTGAGATGGGGTATTTAATTTGGTCTAATTTTCCCGTTGAAATATATATCGAACAGCCTTCTAAGACTGAGAATACTGCCAGCAACCGCCGTTTTTGGCAGTGGGTAGCTACAGTAAGAAAAGCGATCGCCGAGTGGAATGTTTATTTACCTTTAGCAGAAATCGATAATTTCCAACAAGCCGACATTGTGGTATTACGATCGCTACCAGAAAGAACCGCAAAAATAAATCCCGAAACTGGACTATATGATATTTCTAGAGCCATTACCGCTCAAACTAACTTTCGCTTCTATCTTCAAGAACAGACGCAAATTCTCGCTCATAAAATGACCGTAAGCATTAGTCCTAATTTTTTAGGGGAGTCCCTGCTCGCTACCATACGTCATGAATTGGGTCATGCTTTGGGTATTTGGGGACATAGTCCCGAACCAACCGACGCACTATATTATTCACAAGTTGCCAATCCCGCGCATATTTCTTCTAGAGATATCACTACTCTCAAAAAAATTTATCAGCAGCCTACTAGACTGGGATGGAACATAGAGCGATCGAAAACCAAATAA
- a CDS encoding AarF/ABC1/UbiB kinase family protein, with protein sequence MDEKAIDAPQSLRYDAKAISSYYRYRPWQVIGRAFSIVWLFGGFIIRILLDRWFGKTEINRPKRATEIRKILTKLGPTFIKVGQALSTRPDLIRRDFLNELIELQDRLPPFDNQTAFKIIESELGHKIRDIYREISANPIAAASLGQVYRGILYSGEEVAIKVQRPNLRPLLSLDLYLMRWGASWLAPWLPLNLGHDLTLIVDEFGTKLFEEIDYVNEAKNAEKFALNFDGDPQVKVPFIYRQYSSSRVLTLEWINGIKLTDIERIEAAGLDLDNLIEIGVTSGLRQLLEYGFFHADPHPGNLFATLDGRMAYIDFGMMDQLEEWMKETIASAVVQLINRDYQALAKDFVRLGFLSPNVDIEPIIPALEQVLGRAIGESVSSFNFKTITDEFSELMYEYPFRVPAKFALIIRSLITQEGLALSLNPNFKIIEVSYPYVSQRLLTGESPQLRRRLLDVLIRDGKFQWERLENMIAIARSDNNFELLPTARLGLQYLLSEEGKYLREQLLLAITEDERIHTDEVKRLWSLIQDEIKPQSIFELAFSTFRDFSIERVATIMPTAIS encoded by the coding sequence ATGGACGAAAAAGCGATCGATGCACCACAGTCTTTACGTTACGATGCTAAAGCAATTTCGTCTTATTACCGCTATCGACCTTGGCAAGTTATTGGACGAGCATTTTCGATCGTCTGGTTATTCGGTGGTTTTATAATTCGTATTTTGCTAGACAGATGGTTTGGTAAAACGGAAATAAATAGACCAAAGCGCGCCACAGAAATACGCAAAATTTTAACCAAACTCGGTCCGACATTTATTAAAGTAGGGCAGGCTTTATCTACCAGACCAGATTTAATTCGCCGCGACTTTCTTAACGAGTTAATCGAGCTTCAAGATCGATTGCCTCCTTTTGATAATCAAACTGCATTTAAAATTATCGAATCCGAACTTGGGCATAAAATTCGAGATATCTATCGTGAAATTTCGGCAAATCCAATAGCTGCTGCTAGTTTGGGTCAGGTATATCGGGGTATTTTGTACAGTGGTGAGGAAGTAGCGATCAAGGTTCAGCGTCCAAATTTAAGACCTTTATTGAGCCTCGATCTATATTTAATGCGTTGGGGAGCGAGTTGGCTGGCACCATGGCTGCCTCTAAATCTTGGTCATGATTTGACTTTAATAGTAGATGAGTTTGGAACCAAACTATTTGAAGAAATTGACTATGTAAACGAAGCTAAAAATGCGGAAAAATTTGCTCTTAATTTTGATGGCGATCCTCAAGTAAAAGTTCCTTTTATTTACAGACAGTATAGTAGCAGTCGAGTTTTAACTCTAGAGTGGATTAACGGTATCAAGCTTACCGATATCGAGCGCATCGAAGCTGCTGGTTTGGATCTTGATAATCTAATTGAGATTGGCGTAACTTCTGGTCTGCGTCAACTATTAGAATACGGGTTTTTTCATGCCGATCCCCATCCAGGAAATTTATTTGCTACACTCGATGGTCGCATGGCATATATCGACTTCGGCATGATGGATCAGCTTGAAGAATGGATGAAAGAAACCATTGCTTCGGCGGTAGTGCAGCTAATCAACCGCGACTATCAGGCTTTAGCTAAAGATTTTGTTCGATTAGGCTTTCTAAGCCCTAATGTAGACATCGAGCCAATTATTCCTGCTTTAGAACAGGTGCTAGGACGAGCGATAGGTGAAAGCGTTAGCAGCTTCAACTTTAAAACTATCACCGACGAATTTTCCGAGTTGATGTATGAATATCCTTTTCGAGTACCTGCCAAATTTGCTTTGATCATTCGTTCTTTAATTACTCAAGAAGGTTTGGCACTCAGCCTCAATCCCAACTTCAAAATTATTGAAGTTTCTTATCCCTACGTATCTCAGCGTTTATTAACTGGAGAATCTCCCCAGCTAAGAAGACGTTTGCTCGATGTACTAATTAGAGACGGTAAGTTTCAGTGGGAAAGATTGGAAAATATGATTGCGATCGCTCGTTCCGATAATAATTTCGAGCTTTTGCCTACGGCTAGATTGGGTTTGCAATATTTGCTTTCAGAAGAAGGAAAATATTTACGCGAACAGCTATTGCTAGCAATAACAGAGGACGAACGCATTCATACTGACGAGGTTAAGCGTCTGTGGAGTTTAATTCAAGATGAAATTAAACCACAAAGTATTTTTGAATTGGCTTTTAGCACTTTTCGCGACTTCTCTATCGAAAGAGTAGCCACAATAATGCCTACCGCTATAAGTTGA